From Alkalinema sp. FACHB-956:
GGATCCTGCTAATCCACGTTTGGAACTGCTACAAGGCAAGAAAATCGCGATCGTGGGCGATATTTTGCATTCGCGGGTGGCGCGATCGAACCTGTGGAGCCTGACTGCGAGTGGAGCCGAAGTGCATATGGCTGCTCCCCCCACCTTGCTGCCCAAACAGTTTGCCGATTACGTGAAAGCGTCGGATACAGCGGGTTCATCTGAGGGGATCGATCGTAAATTATTCATCCACTGGGAACTGGAGCCAGCCCTGCAAGCCGCTGATTTTGTTATGACGTTGCGACTGCAAAAGGAACGGATGACGAGTCATCTCCTGCCCAGTTTGCGGGAGTATTACCAACACTTTGGCATTACGCGGGAACGGTTACAGCAATGCCAACCCCATGTGAAAGTGATGCATCCGGGGCCAACCAATCGGGGTGTGGAGATTACGTCGGATATTATGGATGATCCGGACATGAGTTTGATTGCGGAACAGGTGACTAATGGGGTGGCGGTGCGGATGGCGTTGTTGTATCTCATGGGGGGCGGCAAAGCGTAGAAAAATCGCATATTTGCAAGGATTGTTTCAAATAATTTGTGTCTGTTTATATTAAATTGATTGATCAATGCTACAGATTCGATCCCCCCTAGCCCCCCTTATTAAGGGGGGAATTCAGTCAAATTCTTTCAAAGTCCCAGGGGGATTTAGGGGGATCATTCTGTGTTGCGATTACAAGTTGATTGGGTACTAAATTTCAAGGTTGGACGATCGAACCTATGCAGCAACTGACTATCACTCGTCCGGACGACTGGCACCTGCATTTGCGGGATGGGGATGCACTGAAGGCGGTACTGCCCCATACGGTGCGGCAGTTTGCGCGGGCGATCGTGATGCCGAATTTGAAGCCTCCGGTGCGGACGGTGGAGGAAGCTGCGGCCTATCGCGATCGCATTGTGGCTGCGATTCCGGCGGGACAGTCGTTTGAACCGCTGATGACGTTATATTTAACGGATAATACGACGCCGGAGGACGTTGTTAAGGCCAAGGAATCACAGTTTGTCAAAGCGGTGAAATATTATCCCGCTGGGGCCACGACGAATTCTGATTCCGGGGTGACGGATATTCGCAAGTGCGATCGGGTGTTTGAGGCGATGCAGGATGTGGATTTGCCGCTGTTGCTGCATGGGGAAGTGACGGATAAAAGTGTGGATGTGTTCGATCGGGAAAAGGAGTTTATCGATCGTTACTTGCAACCGCTACGGCAACGCTTTCCGAAATTGCGGATTGTCTTTGAGCACATCACAACGGCCAATGCGGTGGAGTTTGTACTTGCAACGGATAGGATTGCCGCGACGATTACGCCGCAGCACTTGCTGTTTAATCGCAGTGATATTTTTCAAGGTGGTATTCGTCCCCATTGGTATTGTTTACCGATTTTGAAACGGGAAGAGCATCGGTTGGCACTGCTGAAGGCGGCGACTTCGGGAAATCCTAAGTTTTTCCTGGGAACGGATAGTGCGCCCCATGGCCGCGATCGCAAGGAAAGTGACTGTGGTTGTGCGGGTTGTTATTCGGCGTTGCACGCGCTGGAACTGTATGCGGAAGCTTTTGAGAGCGTGGATGCTTTGGATCAGTTGGAGGCGTTTGCCAGTTTCTATGGCCCGGATTTTTACCAATTACCGCGCAATACGGACACAATCACGTTGAGTAAAACTGACTGGACAATCCCGGCGGAAGTCCCGTTTCCTGACTCGAATTTGGTGCCGCTGCGGGCGGGTGAGAAAATGTCCTGGAAGATGCTGGGATGATTGTTGATAGAGCGATATCAAATTGATTCATGGATGCGATAGATTCGATCCCCCCTAGCCCCCCTTAATAAGGGGGGAACAGGAGAAAACAGGAGAAAAATTTCTAGAATTGCTATTGTTTGCTTGATTGACTCGAAGTCCCCCTTATTTCTAGCGCAGCGGCGCGTAGCGCGGGGATTTAGGGATCGGATGGCTGGCGCGTGAAGATAAGATTGTCCTAATCATCTGGGCTACCGCGATACTTGCCTAGGCAGGATTCGGTGCCAGGGCTAGAGGAAGGTTTTGCACAACGGAGACTGGCTGAGGCCCGATCGCATAATTTCTCGATAAACTTTTTCAGTACGGTTGACAGGGCTTGCATTTACCCCTAGGCTTGTTTCTCATAGCTGAGTACAACCGTGTTGAACTGCTCGTTTGGATCAGCATAGCTCCCGAAAATTAAGGCGCTACCCAAGTTGCGGCAAACAACGAAGGGTAGCTAAACCCCGAAGCTGGTATAGGCAGCTAGGCGGTCTGACACGGATTGTAACATTCGATCGGGCCACCCTACTTGTCCTGCGCAAAAGGGTGGCTTTAATTTTTGGGGTTTCTTCCCGTCTCAACATCTAGGAGAAATCCCATGTTCATTGGTTTTGATGACTCCGATCGCGTCAGCGATGCGGAACGTAGACCATTTCGTTTTTATTTATTTGGCACTCGCAAAGAGGTGCAGTCAGCGATTAACCAGTTACATAGCTTGCGTTTCAGCGATCGTGTGCGTTGGAGCATACCGATGCCCGTTCCCGGTTCCGATTGGCAATACGTCAGCATGATGGAACGCGATCAGACTTAGAGTCATCTTTAAAAACCCGGTTTTTCAAAAAAACCGGGTTTTTGGGAGCGATCGTAGGGTATTGAGTGGGATAGGGGTTGTAAATATTGAAAACAGGGCGGTTTTGAGGAAAAAAATTCGTGTTCTGAAGCTCACGTTTCAAGCTTTGAGGCTGACGATCTCGGTTCTGAGGTTAAGGTTTGGAGTCCAAAGGTTGCAGCTTGTTGCTCCGAAGGAAGCGTTCTGTGTTCGGAAGTCCAAGTTTCGGCTTCTGAGGTCGGGGGTTAGTGTTTTGAGAGTGAAGGGTGAGGATTGAAGGGCGATCGTTGTGTGGTCTCTACTGGGTATCCAGCATCAGAGCACGAAAGCCTGCTTGCAAAAAGTGACGATCGCCTGTGACAGCATCAGTCAAGTTGTGCTGTTGCATGACGATGAAGGAAATACAGTCAGTCAAGCCCCAGGTTTTATCAGAACGGGATTGGTAGAGGGCGAGGGCTTGCATCAGGAGTTCAGTATCGACACTGACGATCTTGATATTGTCGGTACGATAGCACTGTTGAATAAATTGAACGGCACCGTTCCGGTTGAATGCGCTTAAGGCGTTGCCCACTTCAGCAAAGATGGCTTCTGTAATCCAGACTTCGGAGGCTACACGAACGCGGGGAAACAGTTGTTTTGCCTGGTTGTGGTAATCGTCGCGGGGATTGAGCAAGGCTTGAATGAATGCGGTGTCGAGAAACAAACGCTCATTGCTCATGAATCGGTTTCC
This genomic window contains:
- a CDS encoding PIN domain-containing protein; the protein is MSNERLFLDTAFIQALLNPRDDYHNQAKQLFPRVRVASEVWITEAIFAEVGNALSAFNRNGAVQFIQQCYRTDNIKIVSVDTELLMQALALYQSRSDKTWGLTDCISFIVMQQHNLTDAVTGDRHFLQAGFRALMLDTQ
- the pyrC gene encoding dihydroorotase; amino-acid sequence: MQQLTITRPDDWHLHLRDGDALKAVLPHTVRQFARAIVMPNLKPPVRTVEEAAAYRDRIVAAIPAGQSFEPLMTLYLTDNTTPEDVVKAKESQFVKAVKYYPAGATTNSDSGVTDIRKCDRVFEAMQDVDLPLLLHGEVTDKSVDVFDREKEFIDRYLQPLRQRFPKLRIVFEHITTANAVEFVLATDRIAATITPQHLLFNRSDIFQGGIRPHWYCLPILKREEHRLALLKAATSGNPKFFLGTDSAPHGRDRKESDCGCAGCYSALHALELYAEAFESVDALDQLEAFASFYGPDFYQLPRNTDTITLSKTDWTIPAEVPFPDSNLVPLRAGEKMSWKMLG
- a CDS encoding aspartate carbamoyltransferase catalytic subunit, which encodes MSPAWNRRHVLSLSDFAPWEYNTVLQTANSFREVLSRRTKKVPTLQGQVVTNLFFEPSTRTRSSFELAAKRLSADTLNFAPGSSSLTKGETILDTAKTYLAMGTDLMVIRHKEAGVPHAIAAEMDRLNSGVGVLNAGDGQHEHPSQALLDLFTICALLDPANPRLELLQGKKIAIVGDILHSRVARSNLWSLTASGAEVHMAAPPTLLPKQFADYVKASDTAGSSEGIDRKLFIHWELEPALQAADFVMTLRLQKERMTSHLLPSLREYYQHFGITRERLQQCQPHVKVMHPGPTNRGVEITSDIMDDPDMSLIAEQVTNGVAVRMALLYLMGGGKA